AACAAAATCAGCCCGGGTTCCAACAAACATGAAGTCATCGGAAATATCTACCAGAACTTGGGGAAATACCCCGAAGCCGTCCAGGATTACGACCGCGCATTTGAAATGGGTTTGGCGTCTGTGGATTTATATTACAATATCGGATTGTGTTATCTGAATCTTAGCCGGTTGGACGAGGCCGAGGCATCACTGAAAAAGGCGTTGGCGCTGAATCCGGAAGGCTCAAAAACATACCATGGTTTGGCAGATGTGTATCTTAAAAAGGATATGCGTGATTTGGCACTTGACCATCTGAACAGGGCGGTGGAATTGGATCCCGGCAATACCAAGGCATTGTGTGCCCGCGGCCGGCAACTGGGGTTGTCCGGCAAACAAGAGCTTGCAATGAGAGACTATAACAGGGCCTTGGAAATCGACAATGAAAGTGCTCTTGCTTATCATCTCAGGGGGACGCTGTATGCTGCCCGGGAAGATTTTGAAAACGCAACAGCAGATTACCGAAAGGCCCTAAAAATTAATCCGGAATACGTTGAGTGCCATGTTTCGCTTGGCCTCGTGTATCAAAAGCAATCCAGGTTCATTGCAGCGCAGTCAGAGTATGAAAAGGCCGCGGCCATCAATCCCGATAGTGAAGTGACCCGCCTGGCATTGGGGAACCTGTTCCTTGAAAGCAATGCATTCAACCAGGCCATCCGGCAATATGAAATCGGGCTGGAAAAAGGCCGGACACTTCAAAAGGAATTAAATTACAGCCTTGGATTGGCCTATAAGAAAAAGGGGGATGTCGAAAAGGCAGCGCTCTTCTATCAAAAAACCCTTGAAGCTGATCCGGCCTATTTTCAAGCGCATTACAATTTAGGCGTCATCTATGGACAATCCGGCGCCTTGGACAAGTCCGAACACCATTTTCAAGAGGCGCTTAAAACACATCCCAAAGATGTCGATACCCTGAACAACCTTGGGTACACCTACTACCTCAAAAGAATGTTCACCATGGCTGACGAGTGCTACGCAAAGGCGCTTGGACAAATGCCCTCCAATGGCCTGTGCCACTACAACAAGGCCCTCAACCATTACGCCCAAAAGGAATTCAATTTAGCGGTCAGGCATCTTGATCTTGCCGCGAAAAACGGATATAAAGGCTCTCCTCGATTTCATCATGCACTGGAAGCTTACCGAAACTGATGCACCACCGGCCATGGGGAAATGCAGGACAAGGAGAATACCGCCGAACGGCTCAAGGCACTCAGCAGGCAGATTGCCATTGAATACGGGCGACGAGCAGATGCACGGAAAATTGAAAACGACTGTATATCTATCGGCTCCAGGTGTTTGATAATGCTTCTGCCTGTTTCAATACGAGTTCAACCGCTTCTATTGCACCATCCGGGGGATATTTCCATCTTTTTAAGGCCCTGCGAATTAAAATACGCAGTTTTGCCCTTACACTGTCTCTGACCTGCCAATCAACGGTGGTACTTCTTTTTAATTTTTGGGTAACTTCTTTGGCAAGTTCCCTAAGATTGTTATCCCCTAATTCTCTTACGGCGCTTTCGTTTTGGATCAAAGCCCGGTAAAAAGCTATTTCATCGCTGTTCAAACCTGACTTTTCAGCCATTTCATCATCTTTGGCCATATCTTTAGCCATCTGAATCAACTCTTCAATCACTTGGGCTGTTTCAATGGCCCTGTTATGATATTTGCGAAGCGTTTCCAGAATCCGGTCAGAATACTTTTTTTCCTGGACAACATCGTTTTTCATCCGTGCCTTGATCTCATCCTTTAAAAGGCGTTCCAACAGGTCCACTGCAAGATTTTTTGTTTTCATCTTGCCGACATCTTCTAAAAATTCCTGAGAAAGAAGGCCGATATTGGGTTTCTCAAGCCCAGCCAACGCAAATACATCGGCCACACCATCTGCAATAATGGCATTATCAATAATCTGTTTCAGTGCCGAGCTTTTATCCGCCTCAGTCCGTTTTTTATCAATCGTCGTGTATTTGCTGATGGCGGCTTTTACCGCAGAAAAGAACGCAATTTCCTTTTTAAGCGACCGCACCTCATCAAGGGTGCTGCAAAGGGTATAGGCTTTGGTGATATTTACAACAACATCTAAAAATCGTTTTTTACCATCGTCTAAGCCTAAAATATGATTCATGGACAAAGGCAGCAATTGCAGTGCATTTGTTTTATAATCACTGTAATCAAACCCATGGAAAAGCCCTCTGGCAACATCCATTTTTTCCAATAGAATTCCATATGCCTGTTTTGAGCTAAGTGTCGGCTCTCCCCGTCCGTTTGCATCTGTATACACTTTCAGGGCCGTTTTAAGTTCATTGGCAATACCGATATAATCGACAACCAAACCGCCGGGCTTGTCTTTGAAAACACGATTCACCCTGGCAATGGCCTGCATTAAATTATGGCCCTTCATGGGTTTATCCACATACATGGTGTGGCATGCCGGTACATCAAAACCAGTCAGCCACATGTCCCGGACAATGACAATTTTCAATGAATTTTTTTCGTCTTTAAATCGTTTTTCAAGAATGCTTTTGGCTCTCTTATTATAAATATGTTTTTGCAGATGCTCCTTATCTGAAGCACTGCCGGTCATTACCACCCGAATACCCCCATCATTTGGATCATAAAAACCTTGTTTCTCTTTGCCCTCTCTTTTAAGCGTACCTTCCCATTCGGGCTTCAGCTTTATAATAGCTTTGAACATGGCGACACAAATGTCCCGGCTCATGCAGACAATCATAGCCTTGCCTGGAAAACTATCCGTTCTGTTTGTAAAATGATCCACCAGGTCTTTTGCGACCTGCTCGATTCTGGGGCCAGATCCAACCAATTTTTCAAGTGTTGCCCACTTGCTCTTGGTCTTTTCTTTTTCCACAAGGTCTTCTTCATCCTCAAAGACATCTTCAACGTCTTGATTCAGTGTTTCAATTTCATGCTTATTAATATCCAGTTTTGCCAGACGGGACTCATAGAATATGGGGACTGTTGCACCATCATCCACGGCATCCTGAATATCATAGATACTGACATAATCACCAAATACCGCCCGGGTGTCCTTATCATCCCTGGATAAAGGGGTCCCGGTAAACCCGATAAAAGTCGCATTGGGCAAAGCATCTCTTAAATGCTTGGAATATCCGAACGTATACTGTCCGGTTTTTTTATTGAGTCTGGCTTTATCACCATACTGGCTGCGGTGCGCCTCATCTGAAATCACAACAAGATTATGCCGGTTGCTTAGAACAGGATGCCTTTGCTCTTCAGCAATCAAGGCAAACTTTTGAACAGTGGAAAATATGATACCGCCGGAAGCGCTTGTTGAAAGGATATCCCTTAATTCATCCCTGTTGGATGCCTGCACCGGTGTTTGTTTCAGGTTCTCCCTGGCCATACTAAACGTATCAAAAAGCTGACCGTCAAGATCATTTCTGTCTGTCACCACAACCAATGTGGGACTTTTCATTTCAGGACTGGTCAAAAGCTTGCCGGCATAGCACACCATGGAAATACTCTTCCCGGAACCTTGTGTGTGCCAGACCACCCCGGCTTTTCTGGAACCTTCTTCAACCTTCATACCCCACGTGGCACGGGTTTCTTCGACCTGGCCGGATCGTGGCGCTTTCGATGCAATGATCGTGGCGCGGACCGCCTGTCGCACCGCATGAAACTGGTGGTATCCTGCAATTTTTTTAATCATCGTATCACCGGTTTCTTCAAAAAGAATAAAATATTTTAAATAGTCGAGCAGTAATTCCCGGTCAAAGAACCCTTTAACCAGTTTTTCCAGTTCATATTTAAGGTTTGGTTTGTCATTTTCATCTTTTATGGTTCGCCACGGCATGAACCATTCCTTACTGGCAGTCAAAGAGCCCACCCGGGCACTTAACCCGTCGCTGATAACCAGGGCTTGGTTAAACACAAACAGATCTGAAATTTCATCTTTATAGGTCTGGAGCTGATTATATGCATCCCAGATATCCGCACCTTCATCAGCCGGATTTTTAAGCTCTATTACCGCAATGGGCAAACCGTTGATAAAGACAATAAGATCCGGACGCCTCAGATGTTTGGTTCCGGTTATCGTAAACTGATTAACAACCAGAAACTGATTGTGTTCCGCATTGTCGAAATCGATCAATTTAACATGTTCGATCTTATTGGCTTCATCACTGTTTATTTCAACAGGAAACCCTTCAAGCAGATATTTATGGAAAAGATGGTTGTTTTCTATCAACACGGGGGTTTTGGGTTTTTCAAGTGTATGGGCCACATCCTCAATTAAACCCGCTGAGATCTCCGGGTTGATTACGCGAAGCTGTGATGCCAGCCGGTCATGCAGCACCACCTGACGGTAGCTTTCTCTTTCAGGCGTTTCACCCTCCGGTGAAATCTGTTTCCCGGTAATCGTTTGATATCCGTTCTCTTGAAACCAGGATAAACACAATTGCTCCAGTTCATTTTCGCTGATCATTGTCATATTCTGTTCACCGATGTATAGGCTTGTTTGGAATGTGTCGGCGTCTGGGGAAATGCCAAGGCCAATTTACCCTGATCAAGCAGGGGTTTCAAAGTGTTTTTCCGCAAGGCCAGAGGTTTTCTGTTTAACAATTGCGCCAGCACCTGCTGGGTAAGGTAATACTCTGAACAGAGCGTGAGAATAATTTGGATCATCTCTTTTTTATTCAGGCGCTTCTGGTTTCTGGCTTTTTCTGCTTGTTCCATAAGAGATTTTTCGATCTCATCGGAAACCAGGTTAAGGTCGTCTATCAAGGGTTTAACCAACCCTTCTACACTAAGCCACCCTAAGTTATGCCGCTCGTTATGTCCCAAGCGAATACCGTTATGTCCCAAGCTAATGTCACTAGGGTCACTATCTGCTAGTGATATAACAGAACTTTGAGAAAATGCTTGTTCCGCACTGGGAAGCCTTTGTCCTGGGAGATGGTACACCATCCCCCGGCCATGGCCATGGGATTCAAGCAGTTTCGCTTTCATCAACCGTTGAAACGCCAGGGTCAAATCATGGGCATGTTCGGTTGAGATCTCGGTCATCCTTCGGTGGGAAATGGTCTGTTCTGTTGCGGCAGATGCCAGAATCAGCCGTTCAAGTTCCGGCAAACGGTCAAATTGGTCCCCTATGGTTCGTCGCAGCTCATCCACAATTTGGTCAGGAAGCAGATCCAGCATCCGAAGTTCCAAAAGGGTTTGATCAAACGGCACCTCTTTCTCATATAACACCGGGCTTCGCCAATGCTGACTGTCCCACCCCTGATAAATTTTAGGAATGCCGCTGCCTGCCTGCTCTCCCAGGCCAATGTATCTGAACATCTTGTGGAGCAGTCGATTCCGGCAATCGCTTTCGCCTCCCTGAATCGCAATTTCTTTTGGCACCCGCATTAATCCCGGATTCCTAAACCCGAACAGATCCGGCCGCTTAACAATCAATACAGAAGCCCTATCCGTATAGTCGGCATGGACAATGCAATTGACCAATGCTTCACGCAGGGCCTGATGCACCAGGGTGTTCTCCTGGCGAAGGTCTTTTTCCAGCTTAAACGGGACCTTTAGATCTTCGGTCAGTTTTTTTATCACCTTTCTGTAAAAATCAAACAGATTTCCTGACCAGGACCCATCCAGGGTTAGCCGGTCAATCCAACGGGCTTCGATTTTTGCTTCCGGCCGTTCCTGGTAGTCCAGCATATAATTGGGAAAAACTTCCTGAATGGACGGCAGTGCCCCGAACATTAAAAGTCCGGCCCGGGTTAAAGCACCGGCACCGGTTTCCCGATTGATCCGCCAGGCGCCTATATTTTTTAAAAAAGGTATGGGTTCAATCTGGTTCCAGGGGTGATCAAGATTTAAATTCATATATAACCGGCGATAGGCATTAAAACTGTCTAAATCGATATCTTCAATCCCATACCCTTTGAGCAGTTCATTATCCCGGCTGTCCTCAACCTGTTCCGCCAACATTCGTTTGACAGTTTCCCAGTCACAGCGGGAATCTCCGGTATTAAATCTTTTATAAGTGCCGGTTAAGGGATTGTTGCTGATAAACACCGGCTTTTGCTTTCTTCCCGCCTTGGGAATTGATATCTGAATCAGATTCTTTCCGTCGATTTTAAACGTTCTGACATCTTTTTCCTGTAGCAAATTGACACTGATTTTACCCGGATCATTCAAGGTGGACCACAGATCATCCAGTACCTTTTGAAGATTGAAGATCCCGTTGAGTCTGAATCCTTTCTTTGTTTCCTTAAGCCCTAGAACCACCTCCCCACCGTAGGAGTTGGCAAAGGCACTGTATGTGGGTCAGAAATCTTTGGGCAGTTCTCCCTGGCCGTCTTTTCCGGCTGCAAGCTTGCACTCCACCTCATAATTCTCGCTTAAAACAGAGATGTCGTCTAAGGTTTTGATTTCCAGCATAAGTGCTCCGGTTGTTTGAACAAAGCTAATTCATTTTCCATATGGATTTACATATTTTATACGTTTACCTTTATTTCACCTGAAAGTAGTTTGGGGAGTAAAGCGTCACGAATCCTTTTCAACTCTTTGTTTTGAATATGATTTTTTTCAATTTTAAGATGGTTCGTAGTCACAACCTTCTCAAATACTGTACATAAAGGCTTAGGTGAAATTACAATTTTTTTTACAATTAATTCGGACCAATGTCTCCTGTATTCCTGGAATTTCTGAAGATCTTTTACCGCATAGTACACCCAAATGGTTGAACGTGCTTTGCCTTGGATTGGAATCACATTTTGAGATATATCAAAAGGGCTTATTGATAGGTGCATCAAGCATGTATGATCGCCAAAAATAAATATCGGATTGTTTAATGTGGGTTCAAATCCAGGAGGATCATCATGGAAACCAAGCAACAATCCTGCGCCTTGCTCAAACACAGGCACTTCACCGTATGGTTGAACTTGCTTCTTTGTGTACCTTTTAGGGGGCCTTAACCTTTTTAAAATATTTTTTACATTGGAGCATGCACATCCCTCAGGAATCAATCCCAATTCAGATTCGATCAGACTAGACGGAAAAAGCTTTGCTGTTTCTACAAGCTCGTTTTTCTGTTCATTTGTCCGAAGCTCTATCTTTGCATCAAGTTTGGATTCTATTTTCGCATTGATGTCCGTCAGATCTGAGCCTTTCAGGATATCATCAAGATTTACAGCCCCTGAAATAATAGACTGGGCTACTTTTTCAATCTGATCTGAATTTCCGCCCATTTTTCGGATATGCTCTTTTGCCTTTACCGGTTCAAAATCAACAAACCAGGATTTGAAGATGGCTTGGGATATTTGTTCAAGGGTTTGGTTAAGCTGCTGATTGAGTTCTATTTTTTCTTGTATGGAATCAAAAAAAGCAGCTATTGATTTTTGTTTATCAATATCGGGAAAAGGTAACTCAAATTTTGGTATATCTCTACAATTTAGGCTATCAAAAACGGCACCGACATTCAGATACTTAGCAACTTCTATTTTATATTGAGGCCCACTTAAAACCCAACGCAGATACCTTTGGGAAACCTGGTCCCCTTCACTTCGCAAGATAATTAAATTTTGGCCAATTGCACATTCAAGCCCCTTTGGGATAGTCGCAATATCACCAACTCGACCTCTTCTCGTTACTATCACATCACCTTCTTGAGGTTTAAGTTTCTTTGTCCATTCAGCATAATCTTTTTTTGAAATAACTCGAACGTCATTAAGACTTATTCTACTTTCTTGAATGTTGGGAATAGCTATGTATGGATACCCTTTTTGGGTAGCCTTAGGAGTCGCGTGAACACAATCATATAACTTTACACCGACATCTTTTAATGCCTTTGTCGGATAATCAGATCCCATACCCCAACCCCGCCAGATTTTCTTTAATCTGTTTTTCCAATTTTTCACTTTCTTCAAACTGGATCTTCAACTGCGCAGTCAGCCGTGCCATTTTATCAGCAAAGGGTTCACCGTCATCTTCCTGGGGCGGAGCCCCCACATACCGGCCCGGTGTCAGGACGAAATCATGTTTTTGTATTTCGTCAAACCCAACGGATTTACAAAACCCCGGTTCATCCTCATACCCTTCTCCCTGCTGCCAGTTATGGAAAGTGTCCGACACTTTTCGAATGTCTTCATCTTTAAAGTCCCTTAACACCCGGTCTTTCATGTACCCTAAGTCCCTGGCATCAATGAAAAGGATCTCTTTGGACCGGTCGCGCAGGGTAATACCGTTTTTATTGATCCCGTTCTTTTTATCTTTTGTTAAAAACCAGATACAGGCCGGGATCTGGGTATTGGTAAACAATTGACCGGGCAGGGCCACCATGCATTCCACAAGATCATTTTCCACCAGTGCCTGCCGGATGGTGCCTTCCGTAGCGGTGTTGGAACCCATGGACCCGTTGGCAAGGAGCAGTCCCATGGCGCCTGTGGGGGCCAAATGGTAGAGCATATGCTGGAGCCATGCAAAGTTGGCATTATTTTTGGGCGGCACCCCATATTGCCACCTGGGATCTTTGTCACTGACATCACCGTTCCACTCTTTCATGTTAAACGGCGGATTGGCCATGACATAATCGGCCCGCAGATCCTTGTGCTGGTCATTGGTAAAGGTATTGGCCGGTTGCTTTCCGAAATTAAAATCAAGGCCCCTGATCACCATATTCATGGCAGCCAGCTGCCAGGTGGTGTGGTTGTATTCCTGTCCATAAATGGAAACATTACCGATTTTACCTGAATGCTGCTGGATAAACCGGTCGCTTTGGACAAAAAAACCGCCTGATCCCATGGCTGGATCATAGACCCTGCCCTTAAAGGGTTCCAGCATCTCAACAATCAGGGTGACAATGGCTTTTGGGGTATAGAACTGCCCGCCTTTTTTCCCTTCTGCCAGGGCAAACTGCCCTAAAAAATATTCGTACACATGGCCCAGGATGTCTTTTGCCCCGAGGCTTTCGTGGTAAAAAGGGATGGTGGCGATCAGATCAATGAGTTCGCCCAGCTTGGCCTGGTCAATCAGCAAGCGGGAATATTGTTTGTTTAAGATTCCCTTGAGCTTGGGGTTATCCCGCTCAATGGCATTCAGGGCATTATCGATAAGGCCGCCCACGGATGAGACCTTAATAATTTTGCCGCCATTGCCGTCTTCTATCTGAATTTTTGCACCGCCAATGGCACTTTTATTATTGTCCTGCAGGAATGTCCAGCGGGCTTCAAACGGAACCCAGAATACATTTTTTTCCGTATAATAATCACGCTGTTCAAGCTCTGCTAAGATCTCCTGTTCATACGCTTCAGGGGTGTCAAAATCCTTTGAGTCAAAATAGTAATCATGTTCCGGATCAGAGAACTGGACTCTTAACTCTTTTCTTCTGATGTCAAAGGCATCACTGACATATTTGATAAATAACAAGCCTAGAACGGCATGTTTGTATTGGGCTGCATCCAGGGTTGATCGAAGCCGGTCTGCGGCATTCCAGAGCTTTTTTTCAAGACCAATTAAAAATTGCTGTTCTGTTTGCTCCATATTCTCCTTCAATCTTCATACATAATCGGATCAAATTCATTTCTAATGCTTTATTTCAACTAATCCTGGAATTTGCAACCATAGATCAATTTGAGGAATACGGTTTTTCGTTTGGGCTGGATTGAATGCAGAATTAAATATTATAAATATCACTGTAGGCGAAGCTTTAACGACGCCATCAAATTTCTTCTGCGGCGCGCATTGCCCGGATCTGTTCCAGGGCAGCTAATGCCGCCGATTTTACCTTGGGACATTTGCAGGCAAGGCAAAAGGCCTGTTTTGCCTGCTGGGGGTTATCGCAGCTCAAAGCGGCGTAGCCCGCCATGAGCCAGGACCGGCCTGGTGAGTGTTGGCGACCGGCCAGGTTTTTATAGGCGGCATATGCGGCTTTGTAATTTTTCTCCCGGAACAGGAGATCTGCTTTAAAGGCCAGAAGCCGTGCATCGCAACCCCGGGCAAGGCCCCTGTCCGCCCATTTGATTGCAGCCTGGTAATCCCTGCCCTGCTGGTAGGCCCTGGCGATAGCAAGGATACGGTCCGTCATCTTTTTTCTTCCCATACCGGAAAAGCCGTCCGGGCTTTTTTGAATTTTTTCCAGCCAATCTTCATATACCCTGGCCGCTTCCAGTGGAATGTTGCACCCGGCATAAAGATCTGCCAGCAATTTTGTTTCGGATGCGGTTAACGGCGTTGTGAAACTGTATATCATAAACGCCTC
Above is a window of uncultured Desulfobacter sp. DNA encoding:
- a CDS encoding restriction endonuclease subunit S → MGSDYPTKALKDVGVKLYDCVHATPKATQKGYPYIAIPNIQESRISLNDVRVISKKDYAEWTKKLKPQEGDVIVTRRGRVGDIATIPKGLECAIGQNLIILRSEGDQVSQRYLRWVLSGPQYKIEVAKYLNVGAVFDSLNCRDIPKFELPFPDIDKQKSIAAFFDSIQEKIELNQQLNQTLEQISQAIFKSWFVDFEPVKAKEHIRKMGGNSDQIEKVAQSIISGAVNLDDILKGSDLTDINAKIESKLDAKIELRTNEQKNELVETAKLFPSSLIESELGLIPEGCACSNVKNILKRLRPPKRYTKKQVQPYGEVPVFEQGAGLLLGFHDDPPGFEPTLNNPIFIFGDHTCLMHLSISPFDISQNVIPIQGKARSTIWVYYAVKDLQKFQEYRRHWSELIVKKIVISPKPLCTVFEKVVTTNHLKIEKNHIQNKELKRIRDALLPKLLSGEIKVNV
- a CDS encoding type I restriction endonuclease subunit R, giving the protein MTMISENELEQLCLSWFQENGYQTITGKQISPEGETPERESYRQVVLHDRLASQLRVINPEISAGLIEDVAHTLEKPKTPVLIENNHLFHKYLLEGFPVEINSDEANKIEHVKLIDFDNAEHNQFLVVNQFTITGTKHLRRPDLIVFINGLPIAVIELKNPADEGADIWDAYNQLQTYKDEISDLFVFNQALVISDGLSARVGSLTASKEWFMPWRTIKDENDKPNLKYELEKLVKGFFDRELLLDYLKYFILFEETGDTMIKKIAGYHQFHAVRQAVRATIIASKAPRSGQVEETRATWGMKVEEGSRKAGVVWHTQGSGKSISMVCYAGKLLTSPEMKSPTLVVVTDRNDLDGQLFDTFSMARENLKQTPVQASNRDELRDILSTSASGGIIFSTVQKFALIAEEQRHPVLSNRHNLVVISDEAHRSQYGDKARLNKKTGQYTFGYSKHLRDALPNATFIGFTGTPLSRDDKDTRAVFGDYVSIYDIQDAVDDGATVPIFYESRLAKLDINKHEIETLNQDVEDVFEDEEDLVEKEKTKSKWATLEKLVGSGPRIEQVAKDLVDHFTNRTDSFPGKAMIVCMSRDICVAMFKAIIKLKPEWEGTLKREGKEKQGFYDPNDGGIRVVMTGSASDKEHLQKHIYNKRAKSILEKRFKDEKNSLKIVIVRDMWLTGFDVPACHTMYVDKPMKGHNLMQAIARVNRVFKDKPGGLVVDYIGIANELKTALKVYTDANGRGEPTLSSKQAYGILLEKMDVARGLFHGFDYSDYKTNALQLLPLSMNHILGLDDGKKRFLDVVVNITKAYTLCSTLDEVRSLKKEIAFFSAVKAAISKYTTIDKKRTEADKSSALKQIIDNAIIADGVADVFALAGLEKPNIGLLSQEFLEDVGKMKTKNLAVDLLERLLKDEIKARMKNDVVQEKKYSDRILETLRKYHNRAIETAQVIEELIQMAKDMAKDDEMAEKSGLNSDEIAFYRALIQNESAVRELGDNNLRELAKEVTQKLKRSTTVDWQVRDSVRAKLRILIRRALKRWKYPPDGAIEAVELVLKQAEALSNTWSR
- a CDS encoding ATP-binding protein — translated: MLAEQVEDSRDNELLKGYGIEDIDLDSFNAYRRLYMNLNLDHPWNQIEPIPFLKNIGAWRINRETGAGALTRAGLLMFGALPSIQEVFPNYMLDYQERPEAKIEARWIDRLTLDGSWSGNLFDFYRKVIKKLTEDLKVPFKLEKDLRQENTLVHQALREALVNCIVHADYTDRASVLIVKRPDLFGFRNPGLMRVPKEIAIQGGESDCRNRLLHKMFRYIGLGEQAGSGIPKIYQGWDSQHWRSPVLYEKEVPFDQTLLELRMLDLLPDQIVDELRRTIGDQFDRLPELERLILASAATEQTISHRRMTEISTEHAHDLTLAFQRLMKAKLLESHGHGRGMVYHLPGQRLPSAEQAFSQSSVISLADSDPSDISLGHNGIRLGHNERHNLGWLSVEGLVKPLIDDLNLVSDEIEKSLMEQAEKARNQKRLNKKEMIQIILTLCSEYYLTQQVLAQLLNRKPLALRKNTLKPLLDQGKLALAFPQTPTHSKQAYTSVNRI
- a CDS encoding type I restriction-modification system subunit M: MEQTEQQFLIGLEKKLWNAADRLRSTLDAAQYKHAVLGLLFIKYVSDAFDIRRKELRVQFSDPEHDYYFDSKDFDTPEAYEQEILAELEQRDYYTEKNVFWVPFEARWTFLQDNNKSAIGGAKIQIEDGNGGKIIKVSSVGGLIDNALNAIERDNPKLKGILNKQYSRLLIDQAKLGELIDLIATIPFYHESLGAKDILGHVYEYFLGQFALAEGKKGGQFYTPKAIVTLIVEMLEPFKGRVYDPAMGSGGFFVQSDRFIQQHSGKIGNVSIYGQEYNHTTWQLAAMNMVIRGLDFNFGKQPANTFTNDQHKDLRADYVMANPPFNMKEWNGDVSDKDPRWQYGVPPKNNANFAWLQHMLYHLAPTGAMGLLLANGSMGSNTATEGTIRQALVENDLVECMVALPGQLFTNTQIPACIWFLTKDKKNGINKNGITLRDRSKEILFIDARDLGYMKDRVLRDFKDEDIRKVSDTFHNWQQGEGYEDEPGFCKSVGFDEIQKHDFVLTPGRYVGAPPQEDDGEPFADKMARLTAQLKIQFEESEKLEKQIKENLAGLGYGI